In a single window of the Bactrocera dorsalis isolate Fly_Bdor chromosome 2, ASM2337382v1, whole genome shotgun sequence genome:
- the LOC105230993 gene encoding probable ATP-dependent RNA helicase CG8611, which produces MDISLNIATGPPNARNKSVPAKKKTSAGATSRSDGGFAFSFGGAQHKVKAIVARKRPVKKPPTTDDGKKTAESPFVQLSDSKNSEKKSVTTSTNIVESSNTQNALGKIESPKSSTNSMDNGLILNIATNSVPSARPKPKQKLSQAERLRNMAKQKSEQTKNNLTKKPFDKNAKKSFNQRNNFKQKTPQNEESSADAEENSVNLAARKANAFRVVRPEDKSVKKVGLFAKSPNTPVMGQRFVKPIAERLFDGTKIDSLDIHPHAVKNLADVLSIVELTTVQKKTIPLALEGKDLLVRSQTGSGKTLAYALPVVEKLQAVRPKITRDSGVLAVVIVPTRELAVQTYELFQKLVKPFTWIVPGVLMGGERRKAEKARIRKGINILVGTPGRVLDHLLHTETFKVHKTKFLVLDEADRLLEMGYERDVKQIVEAIDTQRSKPAEDGTVTEERLQRLLLSATLTANVQRLAGLTLKEPVFVDNSDEDASSIPKTNSYTKSDIEALTADALDDEEENGIMTIPDNLKLHFTVVPPKLRLVTLCAILAHEFSDKQRLKAIVFMSTMEMVNFHHDLLNELLTQKVLDEDDEEVIKEEDESEDDDETPLLKGLRFFKLHGSMTQTERQGVFNGFRECKSGVLLTTDVAGRGIDVPEVDLVVQYSPPQKIADFVHRVGRTARAGHSGKALLMLTPSEAQFVRFLEDKRIRISQVDMDDYLKALTEHDDEANTMQEAASNLQHKCQELISDDKEMHSKACKAFVSWTKFYAAFPKELKPIFNIKNAHMGHFAKSFGLKDQPKTFTKKHSEPKPAPPTNRLTYTERDPEKIKQEKRAKKRMFSTTVTNEVRNPNRQQSNKLVKMLPASRALTTSEFDSGLPSLKKRKKA; this is translated from the exons ATggatatttcattaaatatagCAACTGGACCACCTAATGCACGAAATAAATCT GTTCCTGCAAAAAAGAAGACCTCTGCAGGTGCGACATCACGCAGTGATGGTGGTTTTGCGTTTTCATTCGGCGGAGCTCAGCATAAAGTAAAAGCAATTGTAGCACGTAAGCGTCCAGTTAAAAAGCCTCCAACAACTGATGATGGCAAAAAAACTGCAGAAAGCCCTTTCGTACAACTTTCTGATAGTAAAAACTCGGAAAAGAAAAGTGTCACTACAAGCACAAATATTGTCGAATCGTCAAACACACAAAATGCATTAGGTAAAATTGAAAGCCCCAAGTCGTCCACCAATTCCATGGATAATGGGCTCATACTTAATATTGCCACGAATTCCGTACCGAGTGCGCGACCCAAACCAAAGCAAAAGCTTAGTCAAGCTGAGCGTTTGCGAAACATGGCCAAACAGAAAAGTGAACAGACAAAAAATAATCTTACAAAGAAACCATTTgataaaaatgcaaagaaatctTTCAACCAACGCaacaattttaagcagaaaactCCACAAAATGAGGAAAGTAGTGCCGATGCCGAAGAAAATAGTGTGAATTTAGCAGCACGTAAAGCAAATGCATTCCGTGTTGTTAGACCCGAGGACAAATCAGTTAAGAAAGTTGGTCTCTTTGCTAAAAGCCCTAATACACCTGTTATGGGCCAGCGTTTTGTTAAACCAATAGCGGAACGACTTTTTGATGGCACAAAAATTGATTCACTCGACATTCACCCACATGCGGTGAAGAATTTAGCAGACGTGCTGAGTATTGTTGAACTAACTACTGTGCAGAAGAAAACAATTCCCCTGGCTCTAGAAG gcAAAGACTTGCTCGTACGTTCACAGACTGGCTCAGGTAAAACGTTAGCTTACGCTTTGCCCGTGGTCGAAAAGCTGCAGGCGGTGCGTCCAAAGATAACACGTGATTCAGGCGTATTGGCTGTAGTCATTGTGCCCACTCGCGAATTGGCCGTGCAAACGTATGAACTTTTTCAAAAGCTAGTCAAACCATTTACGTGGATCGTACCCGGTGTGCTCATGGGCGGCGAGCGTCGCAAGGCAGAGAAGGCGCGCATACGTAAAGGCATTAACATATTAGTTGGCACGCCTGGACGCGTGTTGGATCATTTGCTGCACACTGAGACTTTTAAAGTacacaaaactaaatttttagtGCTAGACGAAGCAGATCGCCTATTGGAAATGGGTTATGAACGTGATGTGAAACAAATTGTAGAAGCAATCGATACACAACGTTCCAAACCAGCTGAAGATGGTACTGTTACCGAAGAACGCCTACAACGTTTATTATTATCAGCTACGCTCACTGCCAATGTGCAACGACTGGCTGGTCTCACATTGAAAGAACCCGTTTTCGTTGACAACAGCGATGAAGACGCCTCGAGTATACCTAAAACTAATAGCTATACTAAGAGCGACATTGAAGCTCTAACAGCGGACGCACTGGATGACGAAGAAGAGAATGGAATAATGACCATACCAGATAATTTGAAATTGCATTTTACAGTTGTGCCACCAAAACTGCGCTTAGTTACTTTGTGTGCCATATTAGCGCATGAGTTCAGCGATAAACAGCGCTTAAAGGCCATTGTCTTTATGAGCACAATGGAAATGGTAAATTTCCATCATGATTTACTAAATGAATTGCTGACACAAAAAGTGCTCGACGAAGATGACGAGGAAGTAATTAAGGAGGAGGACGAAAGTGAAGATGATGATGAAACACCGTTACTTAAGGGCTTACGATTTTTTAA GTTGCATGGCTCTATGACACAAACCGAACGTCAAGGTGTGTTCAATGGTTTTCGCGAGTGCAAATCTGGTGTGCTGCTCACAACG GATGTGGCGGGTCGTGGCATTGATGTGCCTGAAGTTGATTTGGTTGTGCAGTATTCCCCACCGCAAAAGATTGCAGATTTCGTGCATCGAGTTGGACGCACAGCACGCGCCGGTCACAGCGGTAAAGCACTTTTGATGCTCACACCCTCCGAGGCACAGTTTGTACGTTTTCTGGAGGATAAGCGCATAAG AATATCACAAGTTGATATGGATGATTATTTAAAGGCACTCACTGAGCATGACGATGAAGCGAACACAATGCAAGAAGCGGCGTCAAATCTGCAACACAAATGTCAAGAACTCATATCTGATGATAAAGAAATGCATAGCAAAGCGTGTAAAG CCTTCGTATCTTGGACGAAATTCTATGCCGCCTTTCCGAAAGAGCTTAAACCgatatttaatatcaaaaacGCTCATATGGGTCACTTTGCAAAAAGTTTCGGTCTGAAGGATCAACCAAAAACATTTACGAAGAAGCATTCGGAACCAAAACCGGCGCCACCTACAAACCGCTTGACTTACACAGAAAG ggatcccgaaaaaattaaacaggAAAAACGTGCCAAAAAGCGTATGTTCTCCACCACAGTGACCAACGAAGTACGCAATCCCAATCGGCAGCAAAGCAATAAGCTGGTGAAAATGTTGCCAGCCTCCCGAGCACTCACCACATCAGAGTTCGACAGTGGCTTGCCTTCGcttaaaaaacggaaaaaagCTTAA